The DNA region CTGTAAAAAGTGGAATGATTGTAAAACAAACCCAAGTCCCTTTTTCCTGTTTccaaaatttcaaccaaacaGAAATGTTTCTTATTGTGGTTTTTGACACTATTGAGATTCTAAGATTTAAGTATTTCAAAGTTAATTTTTGGATATTTCACAGTCAAGAGAAGGAAGTAGCTTAGCTGATGATTGGGACGACAGGCCACACACAGTTGAGGAAGTGAAAGCTATGTTGCAGCAAAGAAAGGAAGCTGCAATAATGAAGCGTGAAAAGACATTGTCTCAGGCCTTTTCTCAACAGGTTTCATCCACTACTCTGTCTCACTCTCGCACTCATTTTCAATTCCTCCTCTGTTTTACTCTTGTTATACCGTGAGTTAATTAGCCCTATTTTGAAATTTCCACACCTCTTTCATAGATTTGGAGGTCTGGTAGGAGCCCATCAATTGGCAATGAAGATGAGCTCGAAGAGAGACCCAAATGGCTGGACCGGTGGATGGCCACAAAGCCATGGGATACCCGGGGAAGAGCCTCAACTGATCAAAGAGACCCCATCAAAACCGTGGAAATGGATACAGCCCAGCCTTACTCATACTTGGCACCTAATTTACGGAgaccaaatcaaaatcaacatCACCAACAACAAAGACCCAGTTCACCACTCCATAGAAACCACCAAAGTCTACACCCTCACCACTCCCCTGTCACACCCTCACCATCGAAAACCCGGCCTATCCAAGTCCGGTCAGCGAGCCCTCGTTGCTCTAGAGAAGATAGAAATTACCCTACATCTCAAACACCAAGCTTAAGGTCCAACTATTATTACAATGGTAATGTGCATCCACATGCTGTCAGGGGTGGGGCAAGTAGCAGTGCAAGTGGTGGTTCTACATTGCCTAATTACATGGCTGCAACCGAGTCTGCTAAGGCTCGAGTGAGGTCTCAGAGTGCACCGAGGCAGAGGCCATCAACACCGGAGAGGGAGCGAGTTGGATCAGCAAAGAAAAGGCTCTCATTTCCGGCACCACCAGACCCTTATAGTGTGGGAATGGGGTATGGATGTTATGGGCATAACTTGAGGAGTCCAAGCTTTAAGAGTGTTAGTGGAGCACATTTTGGGTTGGAGCAACAGTCTAACTATTCATCATGCTGCACTGATAGCTTTGGGGGTGAGATTTCTCCTTCTTCAACCAGTGACCTTAGAAGATGGTTGAGGTGATTAATTGCGGGTATTGATGATAGGATATGAGCTTTGACTTGATGACTTTTTAAGgttttcaatttaatttgattgtgATAGATATGTAGTTCTGATCAGACAAGGAGATTGCCCAGATGCAGTTGGAATTTGGCGTAGGGAGTAGAGTGTGAAGTATTTATTAGATAGGTAGTTGGATAATTCAAGtggtaattttttctttcttatttttatttgaagttgAAGATAAAAGTGAGGTCTATTGCGTGCTCTGCTTTGTCCTGTTTTTGTCTTAACCacagaaaaattaataataataaatcatctAACATCCTTTAACTTGCATGCTCCAAAGTTTAACCATAAATGATTGGTAAATGTTTCCCACTATTTACAGGAAATGAATAGAAATAAATGGAATATTTTGGGAGTTTAAATGTAAGTTTTGATGGAGGGAAAGATATTATGTTGTATGAAAGCTTGAGTGAAAGGGAATAAAATGAGTAAAAATGAAACaatcatttcatttttattatcttaaaactttaaattttcatttcgCTTGAAATTGAGAGGAGGAATTGGAGAgaacaaattttgtttaatgaaattttcactaaaactctttaaatatatgggtctaattgtaatataatattGTTGTTAAAtaagtctattttttttttaaattttcaaacaaaattatttaccttttatttctttattttaaaacatctaaataAGATTAGACTACTTCTTTCCATTGCTTAAATATGTTTCATCCCATTCTATTACTTCATATGCCATTCAATTCCTTTACGAATTCCCCAAACGAAGTGTTAAAAAGACAGTGTTAGGCACCTTGTGTTGCATTTAATGGAAGAAACAGAAATTAATGGACCTTCAGCAGCTGTTGGAGCCATCTTACATTTAACAGGCTTTTAAATTGCAGTTATATTTCAGTCGTTCCCGATAATTGTCCAGTGTTGCTTTTATGGGAGCCCAATTAAAGGTGCAGCCTTGCATGACAAAATAGGAACCGAAATGGGGTGCGTAATGATTTGTACTAGTCTTTTTCTTCACTGAAATTCATAATGATCGTGAAGTTGATTGTTAACCTCCGGAGCCCTCTTCATAGGACAAACTAGTAAAAGAACCTCCTGCATTGGCTATTATGAGATGTCCTACGAAATTGTAGCGCCCAAGTTAAAAGAGAGAGTAGCGCAATAACTTGGAAATTGAGAAATCATGATGACCCCGGAAGTGCtcgaaaaaaataaatcatattcATTCATGAAATTGACGCACCCAAAAGTCTGAACAACAAGCTTtaccaaatcaaaaaaaaatattttttagggcTGAAAGCTTTTGAACATGAAACCCGTATTTCATGAACTAAGCAATACGGATTTGCAGGAGATTCCTTTCTTCATAGcggaaaaaagaataaaaaaaagaagaagaagaagaagaagaagaagaagaagggattTGCAGAGgctctaaagtctaaaccaaTGGAATATCTGTACTATTATTTACCTTTGTTGCCGCATTAAAAACCAGCTATAGCAAGAAAGCAATTAATGAATTGGCAGCCATGTATGAATGATTCTATTAGCTCGTAGGGGTCCATTTCAGGATCATATTTACTTGACTCTGATGGGtcatattagcccattaagtCTCTCCTTTCTGCTGTTGGCACTATGACATGCTTCCACTACCCAGTCTTGCTGGTGCAGTGATGTCACTGTCTCCAAATCCATCTGTCTGGTTTAGCTAGACCCTATGAGAAGATATTTTACTTGAGACCAAGCGAACTAACCTTACCTAAATAATACGCATTAAGTACTTTGAGAAGTTTGGAGTTCATACTTCTCTACTTTCTTCATGAGCTGATCAGTGTCTGTCCAAAAACCAGATATCGGAGCTTCAACCAAAAAGAGGTGGCACTAACAATTTGTGAGTGAAAATTAATGTAgttcattttgaaatttacatcaTTACATGTGcaagcaatttttttaattgttattttttattattataaaagatagaaattctaaTTTAGAATAATCTAATTGTATAAATGTGTGAAGCTTTTTCCTGACTATCTTGTCAAGAGCGAGCAATGGTCAAGCATTTAAGAAGAAAGATTtggattttaataaaaatatcaagaaagaaggaatttaattttaattttgttacaaATACTGGCCAGACCATACACAAATAATGTGTGCCCATAGTGGACTAATTCAACCCAATATCAAAATTCTGCTAATGCCAAGAGGcccaagagttttttttttttttgggggtaaacCAGAGGCCCAAGAGTTCGATCTCTTAACTTCAATCTCGTTGGTTGTTTATAATAAAATGGGCAATACACAGAGAAACACCGCCAGCcttttttgtctttaatttcattagtacagtttatttatttatttattttaaagattcATTAGTACAGTTAGATTATGGAAGTTGGGTGCTTTGTTCTTGTAACAAACACCAATGTCCCTCAACAATATTCTATATGTGTTTTGTTCTTTGCATGTGATGTTGGCACTTACTACATTATCAAATTCCATTAGAAATAGCGGAAACGCTTCATAAAAGTATAATACCAAAAAGGCAACTGTTACAAAATAAAACAcatgttttctctctctctctcaaaaaaaaaaaaaaaaaaaaacacatggtAGTGCCATGTTTGAAGGGTGAACCACAATGGTGGTAtatgtaatttatcattttttgaaattgtttaattgACAACActaatttgtttttggaaatagtTACAATAAATATGATTTCGATTTTTGTGGTTCATGTTATTTTGATTTGAGAATGGTTATACTTCTATTTACTATTTCAATTTTACTGCAATTTTAAAACAAGCATTTTGAGTCATAAATATTGTCAAATTATGCTTCATAAcaatataaaagataatttttttaaagaatatattcttcattttatacattaaaaatgaaattcctAAAACATTTAATGAAAAGCCAATTATagataaaatttatgattttaaagAACGTCAAATTAATTTGATTGTGATGGATCATAAATGATTGAGTAAAAtgcatcaagaaaaaataatttattttttatgtgttaaTATTGACTCAatactagttttatttttttatattaatttaaatttgaattttaacagtatattttatatttttgaatagAGCCGGTTGAAGGCTAGAGCAAAAAATGCGATCGTCTAAAgccccaagcaaaaaaaaaggccccaaattttaaccaataaggttatttataataaataaataaaataatatttttttaccagatgaaaaacaaataaaaaagagagaaaaatgaaactttcataatattttttacaatacttttacaactaatgttaagtagtaggttgttattgatggcaaaaaaataattatagtgatattttcaaataaaaaacaaaaagcaacttaaaacctagaatttgttataaaaaatattgtgaatattgtacttctaaaaaataataataataagagttgagTTAGCAAACTTGTACTAGTTTTCATTTAAGTCTACCacttacacaatttttttacttaccactatcaatctACCACATCAacaagtatgaaaaattttgtcaaactttttctatttataaaatttctaaaaaaaagaaaaaattttacgtaattcatattaattagtagtaattttgcatctaatacAAGATAATTAATTTTCACCTTAGGCCTCCAAATGCATCAAGCTACTCCtgttttttaatgattttttttttttttttcatacatggAACCTCTTAAGAGAAAATCCTAACCCCGTCCCCAATCaccaactttttattttaatctttaatCTTAGAACTAAAGTCTTAACTTTCCACCGTAGGTACAAAGGAATTTTAGAAAGATCATTTGCATAAGATTTTTACCTATAGAAATGTTATCCTCTTTGGATCAAAACCAATGGCTTTCAAACCTTGGTGCTGCAAAGTGACGTCTGTGTCGGGAGCATCATGAGCCCTTTATGACGtgagcattttatttttaaactcttAGTCGGTTATTGTTTGATGGTAAAAtaaggtggaaaaaaaaatttggaaagaaaatgagaaagtaAATCTTTTAGAAATGTGTTTGGTTGAGTGAGGAGGTAGGAAAGTAAATAATTGGGCTGGGTGTTTTCTACTCGAATCCGTCAaaaggttttcttttcaaaataaggAGAGGCTGctaatgaataaaaatgacCGTATGCactttcctttacttttttttgttttgtttttttttttttttccccttcatcCTGTTTGCACCTAcacaatttttttgctaaataaatgtgttacttttttgttttatttgataGGGACATAATTAGgttattccttttcttttctttctttgggttgtttgtcactttttttttttttaattgggcataattttttaacaagagtatatgagtaaatttatgcaaactcattttttccatctctttactttttcactcctaaccaaaacaaaaaagaggaaaattgaaattttttttttatcttcccaCTTTTCTACCCTTCCAATTAAACGGACCCTTACATTTTAGTAGctttatttatctatatttattttaaaaaattcattaatatttatttattttgataagtgctttattatttttaaacactCTTTGTTTTAgtagctttatttattttgagatcAGCATTATAAGAGTACACGTGCAaaaatttttgtctattttctcataaaaactcACTTTtcctattttacatttttaatttttaaaatacccctatatcagattatttattttacactatatttcattaaatatctattttttatattttaaactatttctctttcttcacacatAACCA from Castanea sativa cultivar Marrone di Chiusa Pesio chromosome 6, ASM4071231v1 includes:
- the LOC142638191 gene encoding protein IQ-DOMAIN 17 isoform X1 — its product is MGKKGGTSWLTAVKRAFRSPTKDDDEKQKREKRRWPFRKPANQETVTDQQTQLPKSTPDSTVAQANHESTATAAAAAERKHALEVAVATAEAAMATAQAAVEVARLSRPANHAKQHKSAIVIQTAFRGYLARRALRALKGLVKLQALVRGHNVRKQAKMTLKCMQALVRVQSRVLDQRMRLSHEGSRKSTFSDTNSVWESRYLQDISDRKSVSREGSSLADDWDDRPHTVEEVKAMLQQRKEAAIMKREKTLSQAFSQQIWRSGRSPSIGNEDELEERPKWLDRWMATKPWDTRGRASTDQRDPIKTVEMDTAQPYSYLAPNLRRPNQNQHHQQQRPSSPLHRNHQSLHPHHSPVTPSPSKTRPIQVRSASPRCSREDRNYPTSQTPSLRSNYYYNGNVHPHAVRGGASSSASGGSTLPNYMAATESAKARVRSQSAPRQRPSTPERERVGSAKKRLSFPAPPDPYSVGMGYGCYGHNLRSPSFKSVSGAHFGLEQQSNYSSCCTDSFGGEISPSSTSDLRRWLR
- the LOC142638191 gene encoding protein IQ-DOMAIN 17 isoform X2; translation: MGKKGGTSWLTAVKRAFRSPTKDDDEKKREKRRWPFRKPANQETVTDQQTQLPKSTPDSTVAQANHESTATAAAAAERKHALEVAVATAEAAMATAQAAVEVARLSRPANHAKQHKSAIVIQTAFRGYLARRALRALKGLVKLQALVRGHNVRKQAKMTLKCMQALVRVQSRVLDQRMRLSHEGSRKSTFSDTNSVWESRYLQDISDRKSVSREGSSLADDWDDRPHTVEEVKAMLQQRKEAAIMKREKTLSQAFSQQIWRSGRSPSIGNEDELEERPKWLDRWMATKPWDTRGRASTDQRDPIKTVEMDTAQPYSYLAPNLRRPNQNQHHQQQRPSSPLHRNHQSLHPHHSPVTPSPSKTRPIQVRSASPRCSREDRNYPTSQTPSLRSNYYYNGNVHPHAVRGGASSSASGGSTLPNYMAATESAKARVRSQSAPRQRPSTPERERVGSAKKRLSFPAPPDPYSVGMGYGCYGHNLRSPSFKSVSGAHFGLEQQSNYSSCCTDSFGGEISPSSTSDLRRWLR